A stretch of DNA from Serinus canaria isolate serCan28SL12 chromosome 14, serCan2020, whole genome shotgun sequence:
CCCACTGGAAGAAGCCACACTGCTGCTCCCGGGGCTTGGGGCAGGTGTGGAACTGCCTCCCCTTGTTGGGCCCGTCCTTCTGCACGGTGCGTGTCACCACGGGCTGCTCGCACCTGCACACCGCGCCACCGCCTCCAGCCTCcgagctgctgcttcccaagggctccctccctcctcctggccGCTGGAATCCCGCTGGGCTTCTGCCAGCAGCGGGCTGGAGCAGCGTGGAGCTGCCtctgtcctgtggctgctcgTCAGCCCAGAGGAAGAAGttgcaggtgctggagctgcacttGTAGAACTGGCGGCCCTTGTTGGGGCCGTCCTTGCGCACGGTCAGCAGCAGCGCCTCGCTCCCACAGTTGCACACCACAGCGTTGCCATcgtctgcagcagctggaggagcagccctgggagtcCTGGAGGAGTTGATGGAGAGCAGGTGTCCCCTTGCCAGGTTTGAGGTCCCCCTGGCTTGCTTGGTCTCACTGCTGGATCTGTTCAGGGAGTGGTTGGCCTGTAGGTGATGCCCTGGTTGGGTGGTGGACGATGCAGGTTGGGATGATCTGTGCGAGTACTTGAGGTCCAAAAGCTCTTTCAGCATCTCATCACAGCCTCCAATGCAGCCAACGAACTCCAGGGGCATCACAGGGGGAACACTGCCCTTCTTGAATTTAAACTTCAGTCTACAAGGAAAGCAAGAGTCAAAGTCTGCCAGTTTTACATCAACAGACCTCAATTTATACTCAgacttttatttattgttttgatTCTGTTATATGGAGGCCAGTTTCTCCAACCCCTCTTCTTTCCATCCCCAAGCTatgtgctgctccagctttcCAAGACTGGAATGGAAAATGGTTGCCCAGCCTAGCCCATGGAAGTGGCATGACCTACCTGTGAACTGGATGGGGTTTACACACATCACAGATGCTCTCGTCCCTGGTCACATCCACCACGAAATCGGGGAACCAGACTGCAGTTTTACAGGCTGGATAGCCCATGCAGCTGAGGTAGAACCTGCCAAGGGACAAAGGTGCTGGATGAGGAAGAGGCAAACTCAAGACAGTTGGGGATCCATTCTTGTCGTCTCAGCCATCAGAAATTGTCAAAACTGCTATTTTACAGGGGAAATACCTACTTGAGAAGAGATTCAGCTGAGTCCACACAGCTCATGTAGCTGGTGGAGTCAGCAAGCCGCAGCCCAAGGTTTCCAAGCTTTTACCAAAGGAGGTAAATGAAAGCCTGGAGAAACACAAACCAACACAGGAGGCTACAAGAGGGAAGGTCACCAACCCGCCATTCTTCCTGGTCTTCAGGACCATGTCACTGTTGCACTGGGGACATTTCCGAACAGAAAGGGGCGTTGCTGGGTACACCTCATCCTGCTCTGGAacttctgcagcttctcccaaATACTGAGCCAGGGCCTGGTCCAACCTGCAGAGAAACGAGCAGAGCATCCTGCATGTCTCTGCAAAGAGCAATCAGGTGCTGCAGTGACTCAGAGCCTGCTGccccccacacagcccctctgagcTCCTCCACGAGCACAGTGACTCAGCACCACATTTCTGGAACAGGAAAGGTGTGGGTACAACATCAGAGGCCAGTGCATGTTGCCATCCCCCAGTTTAATCTTAACTGCTCATCCTGATTTAAACCCTTAGGTGGAAGGAACTCCTGACAGCATGCCAGGCTTTGAGTCATCCTTTCCCACACAAATGCCACAACATAGggggcagagctccagggaaagAGTGTGACAGGATCCCCCcactccaggctgagccccagaagagcagcaggcacctcccagcaaaacaaagcaaaaggaagaggGCAAAGACACTCACTTGTTGGCTCTGGCCACAGCTTCAATGAAGACTTGCTTATACTTCTGGACCTGCTGCTGCAACACTACAGATTTGTCTTTCTTCCCCTCACAGATCAGTTTTAGATCAGCCTCCAGCTCAGCTCGAAGGTCAGGCTTGGACATCTCGTAGCCCATGGAATCATAGCCTGAGGAATATGTGGAATGGTAAGTGAAAGGAAGGAGCCAGTAAGGCCTCTGCCACCTTTTGAGGGCTCTCCTCTCACCTTCCACCAGCCCCATGCCCAGCTGGCCGGGCAGGAAGCGCTGATCTGCCGTAAGCCCCACGTACATCCGCGTCTTGATCGTCTCAATGTGCTCAGCATGGGTGGCATCAGTCCCTGCAAGCAGAGAGATGTCAGTCAAATCAGGAGCCAAGAAGTGATTTCTCCTATGCCCAGAAACAAGGACACAACTTAtagtgaggagcagcactgccgtcatgccctgctggcactgaggccagtgaggtgctggcagcacacCCTGAACCCAAAAtttcccacctccctgggtaCTGGAGGCACTCTGCAGGCTCCTGAGGATGTTTGGACTTTGCCCTTTATATCCCTTTTTTCTGTACGTTTCAGTAATTTCTTATCTACAGCAACATTTGGAGAATTCCCTGGGGAGAATTCCCTCTGCCAAGAGCAAGAGGCCACGCTGCCCAATACTGACCAATGCCGTGCTTTTCCATGAGAGCAATGAGATCTgcttctgtgaggagcaggggaggacTGGTTTCCCCATCCACCATCTCCACCGTGGTGGGCTGAAAACGAGACCCTTTCTGATACAGTGGGATAACCTGGAGAGAAGAAGAGTCTCTTTGAAACTGCTTCCTGGTCCATTCACTCAGGACAAAGCTCTGAGTCAAACAGCCAGAAATGGTCAAAAGATGTTGTGCAGAGAGGTCTGAAGTTGGCAGTGAAGTGCTACTTTAGCCTCTCCCACTTACGTTACTCAAGGGGATTACCTTATCACTCCACTTGTCATAAGGATACACTTCCAGGTAATTTCTGGCCAGGATCATGAGTCCTTGAGCAATGAATTGCTCGTTGGCAATGTCGATCTCCACAGTTGTTTCCTGCCCTTTGGCATCTTGAGAGCAGCAAGCCAAGAAGTGGCGCACGATGAATTCGTAGAGTCTCTGCTCATTGCCCTGAGATCAAACAATGAGAAGGGTGAGTGTCCTCCCAGGTTAACAAGACATCAAAAAATCAGTGGGATCTCTGGTGAGGACTTTGTGCTAATGACCATGTTaagattttatctttatttatcAAGCAACACAACCCACCCAGTTCCCTTTGGATACACCCACCTGCAGGTTGCTGGCGTATTTTGTGGGATGAATGGGAGGGTGAGCCTGATCAGATTTGGTTCCACTCCGAGGGGTTGGCCCACCCTCATCCAAAATCCTCTGTGCAAACCCTCCCCAGTTTGGGtcctgtgtttgctgttctACCAAGGCAGAGAGGTTCAGCTCCTTGGGGAAAATGTTGGTCTCAGTTCGAGGGTAACTAATGAACCTTAGGAGGAAAGACAGGAGAGCACTTTGAGAGCTGCTCCAAGATGCTTCCCATTTCGAACAAAAGGCCATTTAGTTTTAGAAGAATTAAGTTTACCAAGCCAAGTCTTGCTTTCTTACCCTTTAGTATAGAGTTTTTCTGCTATTGTCATTGTTtcctttgcatttattttcagtttgcgGGAAGCCAATTTTTCCAGTTCCTGTATTGGGAAGAGCCAGAAAACCCAAAAGTATTAGTGGATAATTCAAAGCAGTGAGTAAAACATCTGTTCAAAGCTCTTTTCAGAGAAACCCTACCCAGAGTTCAAACATACCACAGTGTCCAGGGGCAGGGGCCTCCATTTGCTCTTTGGCTTGCTCACAACATCAACAACAGTCGCTACCGGATCCTAAACAGAGTAAGCAAAACCCACATATCCTTCAGGAGTTTACACAAACCACTCTTTAAAAGTCTTGAGCAAGACAGATACAGGGAATGTTTGGCTGAATCTGGATTATGCAACTATTTACAAGCTTTCCTACCTCCATACACATCTGGTAAAGGACCAGGCATGCCGTGTGATTGAAGAGCCGGTTCCTCTTCCAGTTGAAGACCACGCTGCCATCCTCATGGTCGTGGGTCACTGTGATGGACAACAGAGCTGGCTGATGGA
This window harbors:
- the TOP3A gene encoding DNA topoisomerase 3-alpha isoform X1, which codes for MNLYVRLFRRARMLPQPWRCFSRAAEDLALQRIRKVLCVAEKNDAARGIAELLSNRRMRRREGFSKFNKIYEYDYQMFGQNVTMVMTSVSGHLLAHDFIMPFRKWHSCNPLALFDAEIEKYCPENYLDIKRTLEREIQQCQALVIWTDCDREGENIGFEIIHVCRAVKPNLQVFRARFSEITPHAVRAACENLTQPDQRTSDAVDVRQELDLRIGAAFTRFQTLRLRKIFPDILADQLISYGSCQFPTLGFVVERFKAIQAFVPEAFYKIKVTHDHEDGSVVFNWKRNRLFNHTACLVLYQMCMEDPVATVVDVVSKPKSKWRPLPLDTVELEKLASRKLKINAKETMTIAEKLYTKGFISYPRTETNIFPKELNLSALVEQQTQDPNWGGFAQRILDEGGPTPRSGTKSDQAHPPIHPTKYASNLQGNEQRLYEFIVRHFLACCSQDAKGQETTVEIDIANEQFIAQGLMILARNYLEVYPYDKWSDKVIPLYQKGSRFQPTTVEMVDGETSPPLLLTEADLIALMEKHGIGTDATHAEHIETIKTRMYVGLTADQRFLPGQLGMGLVEGYDSMGYEMSKPDLRAELEADLKLICEGKKDKSVVLQQQVQKYKQVFIEAVARANKLDQALAQYLGEAAEVPEQDEVYPATPLSVRKCPQCNSDMVLKTRKNGGFYLSCMGYPACKTAVWFPDFVVDVTRDESICDVCKPHPVHRLKFKFKKGSVPPVMPLEFVGCIGGCDEMLKELLDLKYSHRSSQPASSTTQPGHHLQANHSLNRSSSETKQARGTSNLARGHLLSINSSRTPRAAPPAAADDGNAVVCNCGSEALLLTVRKDGPNKGRQFYKCSSSTCNFFLWADEQPQDRGSSTLLQPAAGRSPAGFQRPGGGREPLGSSSSEAGGGGAVCRCEQPVVTRTVQKDGPNKGRQFHTCPKPREQQCGFFQWADENVAPGPSGDDSLNHFGSNGYSRGLGSKTKRPGNLSSASAAKKPRTCSICHQPGHTRKTCPQNH
- the TOP3A gene encoding DNA topoisomerase 3-alpha isoform X2 codes for the protein MLPQPWRCFSRAAEDLALQRIRKVLCVAEKNDAARGIAELLSNRRMRRREGFSKFNKIYEYDYQMFGQNVTMVMTSVSGHLLAHDFIMPFRKWHSCNPLALFDAEIEKYCPENYLDIKRTLEREIQQCQALVIWTDCDREGENIGFEIIHVCRAVKPNLQVFRARFSEITPHAVRAACENLTQPDQRTSDAVDVRQELDLRIGAAFTRFQTLRLRKIFPDILADQLISYGSCQFPTLGFVVERFKAIQAFVPEAFYKIKVTHDHEDGSVVFNWKRNRLFNHTACLVLYQMCMEDPVATVVDVVSKPKSKWRPLPLDTVELEKLASRKLKINAKETMTIAEKLYTKGFISYPRTETNIFPKELNLSALVEQQTQDPNWGGFAQRILDEGGPTPRSGTKSDQAHPPIHPTKYASNLQGNEQRLYEFIVRHFLACCSQDAKGQETTVEIDIANEQFIAQGLMILARNYLEVYPYDKWSDKVIPLYQKGSRFQPTTVEMVDGETSPPLLLTEADLIALMEKHGIGTDATHAEHIETIKTRMYVGLTADQRFLPGQLGMGLVEGYDSMGYEMSKPDLRAELEADLKLICEGKKDKSVVLQQQVQKYKQVFIEAVARANKLDQALAQYLGEAAEVPEQDEVYPATPLSVRKCPQCNSDMVLKTRKNGGFYLSCMGYPACKTAVWFPDFVVDVTRDESICDVCKPHPVHRLKFKFKKGSVPPVMPLEFVGCIGGCDEMLKELLDLKYSHRSSQPASSTTQPGHHLQANHSLNRSSSETKQARGTSNLARGHLLSINSSRTPRAAPPAAADDGNAVVCNCGSEALLLTVRKDGPNKGRQFYKCSSSTCNFFLWADEQPQDRGSSTLLQPAAGRSPAGFQRPGGGREPLGSSSSEAGGGGAVCRCEQPVVTRTVQKDGPNKGRQFHTCPKPREQQCGFFQWADENVAPGPSGDDSLNHFGSNGYSRGLGSKTKRPGNLSSASAAKKPRTCSICHQPGHTRKTCPQNH